In Rhizophagus irregularis chromosome 19, complete sequence, the following are encoded in one genomic region:
- a CDS encoding mitochondrial 37S ribosomal protein uS12m: MNFLRAKLFQPISSVPISLPTATAFLSARSYKQPFSASYATLNQVMRGIRKPGTKLSKSPALEGNFQKKGVCNKIYTTKPKKPNSASRKVARVKLSTGKFVTAYIPGEGHNLSEHCVVLVRGGRVKDLPGVRYHLIRGAYDFAGVPNRTTSRSKYGTKKPKATTK, from the exons atgaattttttacgCGCGAAATTATTTCAACCCATTTCTTCTGTTCCTATTTCATTACCAACAGCAACAGCTTTTCTTTCTGCTCGTTCGTATAAACAACCTTTTTCAGCTTCATACGCTACACTTAATCAAGTAATGCGTGGAATACGAAAGCCCGGAACTAAACTTTCAAAATCACCCGCTTTGGaaggaaattttcaaaagaaaggagtttgtaataaaatttacaccACAAAACCAAAGAAGCCAAATTCTGCTTCACGTAAAGTTGCTCGTGTTAAACTTTCCACTGGCAAATTTGTGACAGCATATATACCGGGAGAAGGTCATAACTTG AGTGAGCATTGTGTTGTTCTTGTGCGAGGCGGACGTGTTAAAGATTTGCCCGGTGTTAGATATCATCTTATTAGGGGAGCTTATGATTTTGCTGGTGTACCAAATAGAACTACTTCTCGCTCAAAATACGGAACAAAAAAACCAAAAGCAAccactaaataa